The following are from one region of the Rhodopirellula sp. P2 genome:
- a CDS encoding PVC-type heme-binding CxxCH protein has product MLRRILTVFLLCGGILPSLMPQAGAEEAFEFQANDVVAIYGNGLADRMQHDPWVETFLQYQLKGLDVSFRNMSFSGDKVNQRPRNKGFTNDIEYLKHVAPDVVFSFYGFNESFAGPEKAAAYRDELIQLVQRYTQARKDEGEDLRFVLFSPIAYENTGDPNLPDGTELNANLAAYTEATREAAEETGAKFVDLFSPTFQLFQSSSKQLTLNGVHLNASGYEELAGIISRALLDSEPAADADLGPVYDAVKDKNWHWHNRYRATDGNDIWGSRSTLTFVDGQSNADVLKHELVMLDVMTANRDKVIWAAAQGRTLQADDSNVPPPVKVTSNIGGGSASSNAMKEGSVAYLSPEESREKINVPDGYELNVFASEVQFPDLANPVQMQVDAKGRLWVASWNTYPKWEPGKEMNDSLMILEDTDKDGKADVRKIFAHVHNPLGFEFWNGGVVVTSGPDLLFLKDTDGDDKADVRYPILQGLGTSDTHHAANNLIYGPDGGIYWQSGIFLVHNHETPWKQNLNIGASGMYRFDPLTFAITPHAGNSPNPHGTSFDSWGYCYASDGTGGRCYQVRPEGNGFKMHQLLEKEFRPVAANAILSSEHFPEELQDDILICNTIGFLGVKQYKLDREGDVVEEDSLETTQEESGPVKITPGGGLITVNHPALKDAKITGFKLSVNGRQQMNLSEVEVISGGRNIADTAKLAQSSEYSNGAFPVQRLVDGDKGNFAHTSQQKDPWMRGDFPAPVQISEFKVWNRKGFEDRFNNGKIEFFNGKDVVAAVDIEIAAGAQEEKRREVGEVWGTPGLELLNSDDRNFRPTDAVVGEDGALYVSDWHNAIIGHMQHNIRDPNRDHAHGRIFRLTVKDRPLQKPVKIAGQPIEALLENLKHPVNGVRHRTRIELTQHDSDQVIAATQKWMADFDPNDETEAHHLLEALWLHQRNGVKNQALLNQLLESDVRHAVVAAKTVRHFWEKVDTTGGSEFAAPAELEFVKYDPPKHLSPADQKTYELGATIYQRESHCATCHMTHGKGTPNVYPPLVGSPWVNGSEDRLIKMALHGVWGKMTVAGKTYDPARGVPPMTAFRSLLKDDEMAAVLTFVRNTWGNEASVVSPQSVSRVREETKDRTTFYQPEEILRLHPLEKELMDENAAPEAEVFSNEALEQELLAASPSKLARVALAKGNFQRGKRLFHESSAACFACHLPPAGTVRMGPDLEKATTKRTNEELVDALLRPSKLIDKDFAQLSVLTVDGQIFTGIRVSENDDEIVLRNLAQPEPITIPQDDVEEVIESEVSLMPENLMRQMKSRREFNDLLKYIIEVRKK; this is encoded by the coding sequence ATGCTACGACGCATTTTGACAGTCTTCCTTTTATGCGGCGGCATTTTGCCGAGCCTGATGCCGCAAGCTGGTGCCGAGGAGGCTTTTGAGTTCCAGGCCAACGACGTGGTCGCCATCTACGGAAACGGGCTGGCCGATCGGATGCAGCATGACCCCTGGGTCGAGACCTTCCTTCAATACCAATTGAAAGGGCTGGACGTCAGTTTCCGAAACATGAGTTTCTCGGGTGACAAGGTCAATCAACGGCCGAGGAACAAGGGCTTCACCAACGACATCGAGTATTTGAAGCACGTGGCGCCAGATGTTGTCTTTTCCTTCTATGGTTTCAACGAGTCGTTTGCGGGACCGGAGAAAGCGGCCGCGTATCGCGACGAATTGATCCAGCTGGTGCAGCGGTACACCCAGGCTCGAAAGGATGAAGGGGAGGACTTGCGTTTTGTCTTGTTCAGCCCGATCGCTTACGAGAACACCGGTGACCCGAACCTGCCCGATGGCACGGAGTTGAATGCGAACTTGGCGGCTTACACCGAGGCGACTCGGGAGGCGGCCGAGGAGACCGGTGCGAAATTTGTCGACTTGTTTTCGCCAACCTTCCAGTTGTTTCAATCGAGTTCGAAGCAACTCACGCTCAACGGCGTCCACCTCAACGCAAGCGGATACGAAGAGCTGGCCGGAATCATTTCTCGGGCCTTGCTCGATAGCGAACCGGCTGCGGATGCCGATTTGGGACCCGTGTATGACGCCGTCAAGGACAAGAACTGGCACTGGCACAACCGCTACCGGGCGACTGATGGCAATGACATTTGGGGATCTCGGTCCACGTTGACTTTTGTGGACGGACAGAGCAACGCAGACGTGCTGAAGCATGAATTGGTGATGCTCGATGTGATGACGGCCAATCGGGACAAAGTGATTTGGGCGGCTGCTCAGGGGCGAACCTTGCAAGCGGACGACAGCAATGTGCCACCGCCGGTCAAGGTGACCTCGAACATTGGCGGCGGGAGTGCCAGTTCCAATGCGATGAAAGAGGGCAGCGTTGCTTACCTGAGTCCCGAGGAGTCGCGGGAAAAGATCAACGTGCCGGACGGTTACGAACTCAATGTCTTTGCATCGGAAGTGCAGTTTCCCGATCTGGCCAACCCCGTTCAGATGCAAGTCGACGCGAAGGGACGCCTCTGGGTTGCGAGTTGGAACACCTACCCCAAGTGGGAACCGGGCAAGGAGATGAATGACTCCCTGATGATCTTGGAGGACACTGACAAGGATGGGAAAGCTGATGTCCGCAAGATCTTCGCGCACGTTCACAATCCGCTCGGCTTCGAGTTTTGGAACGGGGGCGTGGTCGTCACGTCTGGTCCCGATTTGTTGTTCTTGAAGGACACCGACGGGGATGACAAAGCCGACGTGCGATATCCCATCCTGCAAGGGCTCGGTACTTCGGACACTCACCACGCGGCCAACAACTTGATCTATGGTCCTGACGGTGGGATCTATTGGCAAAGTGGTATTTTTCTCGTTCACAACCACGAAACGCCATGGAAGCAGAACCTGAACATCGGGGCTTCGGGCATGTATCGCTTTGACCCGCTGACATTTGCCATCACGCCTCACGCGGGCAACTCACCCAATCCGCACGGAACCAGCTTTGACTCCTGGGGGTACTGTTATGCCAGCGATGGAACCGGCGGGCGTTGTTATCAAGTGCGGCCCGAAGGCAACGGTTTCAAGATGCATCAATTGCTGGAAAAGGAGTTTCGTCCGGTGGCTGCCAATGCCATTTTGTCGTCGGAGCATTTCCCCGAAGAATTGCAGGACGACATCCTGATCTGCAACACGATCGGTTTCTTGGGAGTGAAGCAGTACAAGCTTGACCGAGAAGGTGATGTCGTGGAGGAAGACTCTCTTGAAACGACGCAGGAGGAATCGGGACCTGTCAAAATCACGCCAGGTGGTGGTCTGATCACGGTGAATCATCCCGCGCTGAAAGACGCCAAGATCACCGGGTTCAAACTCAGCGTGAACGGACGCCAACAGATGAATCTCTCGGAAGTGGAGGTCATCAGCGGCGGTCGGAACATCGCGGACACTGCCAAGCTGGCGCAGTCCAGCGAATACAGCAACGGAGCCTTTCCGGTGCAACGGCTCGTCGATGGTGACAAAGGGAACTTTGCTCACACATCGCAACAGAAAGACCCGTGGATGCGAGGTGACTTCCCCGCGCCCGTGCAGATTTCGGAATTCAAAGTCTGGAATCGCAAAGGATTCGAAGATCGCTTCAACAACGGCAAGATCGAGTTTTTCAACGGCAAGGATGTCGTGGCAGCAGTGGATATCGAAATTGCTGCTGGTGCCCAGGAAGAGAAGCGACGAGAGGTCGGTGAAGTGTGGGGAACGCCCGGGTTGGAACTGCTCAACAGCGACGATCGGAATTTCCGTCCCACCGATGCAGTGGTCGGCGAAGATGGTGCACTGTATGTCTCCGATTGGCACAACGCGATCATCGGGCACATGCAGCACAACATTCGTGACCCCAATCGTGACCACGCTCACGGCCGAATTTTCCGATTGACGGTCAAGGACCGTCCTCTGCAAAAACCTGTCAAGATCGCGGGGCAACCCATCGAAGCTCTGCTTGAAAATCTCAAGCATCCTGTCAACGGTGTGCGGCATCGGACTCGAATCGAACTCACCCAGCATGACTCCGATCAAGTCATCGCGGCGACGCAAAAGTGGATGGCCGATTTCGATCCCAATGATGAAACGGAAGCCCATCACTTGTTGGAAGCTCTTTGGTTGCATCAACGCAACGGTGTCAAGAACCAAGCGTTGTTGAACCAATTGTTGGAGTCGGATGTCCGGCATGCGGTTGTTGCTGCCAAGACGGTTCGCCACTTTTGGGAAAAGGTGGATACCACTGGCGGAAGCGAGTTCGCCGCGCCTGCGGAACTTGAATTCGTCAAGTATGACCCGCCCAAGCACCTCAGCCCGGCAGACCAAAAGACGTACGAGTTGGGCGCGACGATCTATCAGCGTGAATCGCACTGTGCGACCTGTCACATGACCCATGGCAAGGGCACGCCCAATGTCTACCCACCATTGGTCGGCAGCCCTTGGGTCAACGGAAGCGAAGATCGGCTGATCAAGATGGCTTTGCACGGTGTTTGGGGCAAAATGACCGTGGCTGGGAAGACTTATGACCCAGCCCGAGGCGTGCCGCCCATGACCGCGTTCCGATCCTTGTTGAAGGATGATGAAATGGCTGCGGTTCTGACCTTCGTGCGGAACACCTGGGGAAATGAAGCCTCTGTCGTCAGTCCACAGTCCGTCTCGCGTGTTCGGGAAGAGACCAAGGATCGGACGACGTTCTACCAACCGGAGGAAATTCTCCGTCTGCATCCGCTGGAGAAGGAGCTGATGGACGAGAATGCCGCACCCGAGGCGGAGGTGTTCTCCAACGAGGCATTGGAGCAGGAGCTGCTCGCCGCTTCGCCTTCCAAGCTCGCGAGGGTGGCGCTAGCGAAGGGGAATTTCCAGCGAGGCAAACGCTTGTTTCATGAATCGTCGGCGGCCTGCTTCGCGTGTCACTTGCCACCAGCCGGCACGGTGCGAATGGGACCAGACTTGGAAAAAGCAACGACCAAACGCACCAACGAAGAATTGGTCGATGCCCTGCTCCGTCCGTCCAAGTTGATCGACAAGGACTTCGCGCAGTTGAGCGTGCTGACTGTTGACGGTCAGATCTTCACTGGCATTCGTGTGAGTGAAAACGACGACGAGATCGTGTTACGCAATCTCGCTCAACCGGAGCCCATCACGATTCCTCAGGATGACGTGGAGGAAGTCATTGAGTCGGAGGTGTCCTTGATGCCCGAGAACTTGATGCGGCAAATGAAAAGCCGCCGAGAGTTCAACGACTTGTTGAAGTACATCATCGAGGTCCGCAAGAAGTGA
- a CDS encoding DUF2314 domain-containing protein has translation MIHKLLVGFVASTLIAFCGCSESPTPNSSVSSVVNVEDDDSEMNAAIAKAQETLSFFENNWKTMGSDAYSLKFALPTSDGELEHIWFTPIKIEGDEITGECANDPENIPNLKLGDARTVTRSDITDWMIIVGQKCYGGYTIRVLSEREPDVAPPLEFVDPPTN, from the coding sequence TTGATTCACAAATTGCTAGTCGGGTTCGTCGCATCAACGCTCATCGCCTTCTGCGGATGCAGCGAGTCACCGACACCGAACTCTTCGGTATCCTCGGTCGTCAACGTTGAAGACGACGACTCAGAAATGAATGCGGCGATCGCCAAGGCACAGGAGACGCTTTCGTTCTTTGAGAACAACTGGAAGACGATGGGTAGCGATGCCTACAGCCTAAAATTCGCATTGCCAACTTCAGATGGCGAATTGGAACACATCTGGTTCACTCCCATCAAAATCGAAGGCGATGAGATTACCGGCGAGTGTGCGAATGACCCAGAGAACATCCCAAACCTGAAGCTTGGCGATGCCCGCACGGTTACTCGTAGCGATATCACTGATTGGATGATTATCGTCGGCCAAAAGTGCTACGGAGGCTACACGATCCGAGTCCTTTCAGAGCGTGAACCTGACGTCGCTCCACCACTCGAGTTCGTTGACCCGCCAACGAACTAG
- the trpE gene encoding anthranilate synthase component I has protein sequence MHQPSLSSFESLARRFDFVPVYRRLLSDTLTPVTAFMHLDDGGPAFLIESVIGGEKVGRFSFLGSRPLARFTAKGNTVRRTNMSTGEVVESQCDDPLDAFRQSFQDRTATLDGLPPFIGGAIGYAGYDVVRYVENLPDTTEDDRELPDLNFAFYHTLCVFDHVDKTITVVSLADCRGIDEDSDPATVAAARQSAAEEVDQTIKRLMTSPPDLRVDEIIEADQRKPLPVESNFTRESFCDAVRHCVEYIRAGDIFQVVPSQRLTVKSDVDPFAVYRSLRVVNPSPFMFFVRNPECVLVGCSPEIMCRVKDREVTVRPLAGTRPRGATEKEDKALEQDLLADPKERAEHVMLVDLGRNDIGRIAEFGTVDLTEIMVIERYSHVMHISSEVRGKLREGLDAFDALKSCLPAGTVSGAPKVRAMQVIDEIEPHRRGPYGGAVGYIDYRGNMDTCLALRTIVHQNGAYHVQAGCGVVADSNPDSEYEETLNKARALIAAIEWTIAREARNA, from the coding sequence ATGCACCAACCATCGCTTTCGTCGTTCGAATCGCTGGCCCGTCGGTTCGACTTCGTCCCCGTCTACCGACGCCTGCTGTCTGATACGTTGACCCCCGTCACGGCGTTCATGCACCTGGACGATGGCGGCCCCGCTTTCCTGATTGAAAGTGTGATCGGAGGCGAAAAGGTGGGGCGTTTCAGCTTTTTGGGCTCGCGACCTCTGGCCCGATTCACCGCCAAAGGCAACACCGTCCGGCGGACAAACATGTCCACCGGCGAAGTCGTCGAATCCCAGTGCGACGATCCCCTGGACGCGTTTCGCCAAAGCTTCCAAGACCGCACGGCGACCCTGGATGGACTGCCGCCGTTCATCGGTGGAGCCATTGGATACGCGGGTTACGATGTCGTTCGATATGTTGAGAACTTGCCGGACACCACCGAGGATGACCGCGAACTTCCCGATTTGAACTTCGCTTTTTATCACACCCTGTGCGTGTTCGATCACGTCGACAAAACCATCACGGTGGTCTCCCTGGCCGATTGCCGCGGCATCGACGAAGACTCGGACCCCGCGACAGTCGCGGCCGCTCGTCAATCCGCCGCCGAAGAAGTCGACCAAACGATCAAGCGTCTGATGACCAGCCCACCCGATCTTCGCGTGGACGAAATCATCGAAGCAGACCAGCGAAAACCCTTGCCGGTCGAATCCAACTTCACCCGCGAGTCGTTCTGTGATGCGGTTCGCCACTGCGTCGAATACATTCGTGCTGGCGACATCTTTCAAGTCGTCCCCAGCCAACGGCTGACCGTCAAAAGCGACGTCGATCCGTTCGCGGTCTATCGCTCGCTCCGGGTCGTCAATCCATCGCCGTTCATGTTCTTCGTCCGCAACCCAGAATGCGTCCTGGTGGGTTGCTCGCCGGAGATCATGTGCCGGGTCAAAGACCGGGAGGTCACCGTGCGTCCGCTGGCCGGAACGCGGCCCCGTGGCGCGACGGAAAAAGAAGACAAAGCTCTCGAACAAGATTTGCTGGCCGATCCCAAGGAACGCGCCGAACACGTGATGCTGGTTGACCTGGGTCGCAACGACATCGGCCGGATCGCCGAATTCGGCACCGTGGACTTGACCGAGATCATGGTCATCGAACGATACAGCCACGTGATGCACATCAGCAGCGAAGTGCGAGGCAAGTTGCGGGAAGGACTCGACGCCTTCGACGCTCTGAAATCATGCTTGCCCGCGGGAACCGTTTCGGGTGCCCCCAAAGTCCGGGCGATGCAGGTCATCGACGAGATCGAACCGCATCGCCGTGGCCCCTATGGCGGCGCGGTCGGCTACATCGACTACCGAGGCAACATGGACACCTGCTTGGCGCTCCGCACGATCGTGCATCAAAACGGGGCGTATCACGTGCAAGCCGGTTGTGGAGTCGTCGCCGACAGCAACCCCGACTCGGAATACGAAGAAACCCTCAACAAGGCTCGCGCCCTGATCGCCGCGATCGAATGGACCATCGCCCGAGAAGCCCGCAACGCCTGA
- a CDS encoding UvrB/UvrC motif-containing protein, whose translation MKCQYCDKPATFHITELTEPDGPQVLHLCEQHARNVLQKGEPTPVSSVAGALAKQLQLGQTKEELRKLDQKECPVCGITFFEFRNSGRLGCPLDYDFFEADLKPLLLNIHDSLEHTGKRPTRAAATADSQADLIRLRKEMEAAVEREEYERASELRDQINAIQGEPKRRGNAI comes from the coding sequence ATGAAATGCCAGTATTGCGATAAACCGGCGACTTTCCACATCACCGAATTGACCGAACCCGATGGGCCGCAAGTGCTGCATTTGTGCGAGCAGCACGCTCGCAACGTACTGCAAAAGGGCGAGCCAACCCCGGTTTCCAGCGTCGCAGGGGCGCTGGCCAAACAGTTGCAATTGGGCCAAACCAAGGAAGAATTGCGGAAGTTGGATCAAAAAGAGTGCCCCGTTTGTGGGATCACCTTCTTTGAATTCCGTAATTCAGGACGGTTGGGTTGCCCCCTGGACTATGACTTCTTCGAAGCCGACCTCAAACCTTTGTTGCTGAATATTCACGACTCATTGGAACACACCGGAAAACGGCCCACCCGAGCGGCTGCCACAGCCGATTCACAAGCGGATTTGATCCGGTTGCGAAAAGAGATGGAAGCCGCGGTGGAACGGGAAGAATACGAACGAGCGTCCGAATTGCGAGATCAAATCAACGCGATCCAAGGCGAGCCCAAACGTCGAGGAAACGCGATATGA
- a CDS encoding protein arginine kinase — protein MKEATDLSVLVQKSGEWLRGTGPESDIVISSRIRLARNLAGFPFIRKCSPEDREKIERQVRSRLENLPEWDEIPYVDIATLSEVDRQFLVERQLISREIADSEGSRAVAIDPSEQYSVMINEEDHLRIQVMHSGLDLLSAWEQIDRIDDAIEGEVLYAFHSKFGYLTACPTNVGTGLRVSVMLHLPGLVITQQIEKVFRSMQRINVTVRGLYGEGSQYTGDFYQVSNQVTLGHTEKELLEMVGQEVVPRIIDYERKAREFLIEKGQQDLHDDVSRALGILSTARKISSEETMHYLSKVRMGVNLGLIDDVQLATINKLFIHTQPAHLQKLHGRVLTTSDRNVQRASYLQRHLCGPADRTDELN, from the coding sequence ATGAAAGAAGCCACCGACCTGTCGGTGTTGGTCCAAAAAAGCGGTGAATGGTTGCGTGGCACTGGCCCGGAATCGGACATTGTGATCAGCAGCCGCATCCGTTTAGCCCGCAATTTGGCGGGATTCCCCTTCATTCGAAAATGCAGTCCCGAGGACCGCGAAAAGATCGAACGCCAGGTTCGCTCGCGACTGGAGAATCTGCCTGAATGGGACGAGATTCCCTACGTCGACATCGCGACGCTGAGTGAGGTGGATCGCCAGTTCTTGGTCGAACGCCAGCTCATCAGCCGAGAAATCGCGGATTCCGAAGGCAGTCGTGCCGTCGCGATCGATCCCAGCGAGCAGTACTCGGTGATGATCAACGAAGAAGACCACCTGCGCATCCAGGTGATGCACAGCGGTTTGGATTTGCTCAGTGCCTGGGAACAAATCGATCGAATCGACGATGCGATTGAAGGGGAGGTGCTGTACGCATTTCATAGCAAATTCGGCTACCTGACGGCTTGTCCGACGAATGTCGGCACGGGCCTGCGGGTCAGTGTGATGCTGCACTTGCCCGGTTTGGTGATCACTCAGCAGATCGAAAAGGTGTTCCGCAGCATGCAGCGGATCAACGTGACCGTGCGTGGTCTGTACGGCGAAGGGTCGCAGTACACCGGTGATTTTTATCAAGTCAGCAACCAGGTGACGCTTGGGCACACCGAAAAAGAATTGCTAGAAATGGTCGGCCAAGAGGTCGTGCCACGAATCATTGATTACGAACGCAAGGCTCGCGAATTTCTGATTGAGAAGGGCCAGCAAGACCTGCACGACGACGTCAGTCGGGCGCTGGGGATTCTCAGCACGGCCCGCAAAATCAGCAGCGAAGAAACGATGCACTACTTGTCCAAGGTTCGGATGGGTGTGAACCTGGGGCTGATCGACGACGTGCAGTTGGCAACGATCAACAAATTGTTCATCCACACTCAACCGGCTCACTTGCAAAAGTTGCACGGGCGAGTGTTGACGACCAGCGATCGGAACGTCCAGCGAGCCAGCTACTTGCAACGCCATTTGTGCGGGCCAGCCGATCGCACCGACGAACTGAACTGA